Below is a genomic region from Cellulomonas sp. P24.
GGGACGTCGTTGCGGCGCCCGTCGTGCCCGATGACGGGTGCCGCCAGGAGGTCGGCCTGCCGTCGCGCCGTCGGTCGTCACGGCCGCGTCGATGGCGTCGGCGACGTTCCACACCGTGCCTGCCGGCCTGATGTCGCCGATGTCGGAGGGCGGCTCGATGATGGGGTGCGTGACCTCCGACACCCGCGGCGGCCCGCTCGTCGGGCGTGAGGACGAGCTGAGCGAGCTCTGCGAGCTGCTCGGGGTCGACGAGGCCGTGCACGGTTCCGGATCCGTGCTGCTCGGCGGGGATGCCGGGGTCGGCAAGACGCGACTCGTGCAGGCCCTGCGCGAGCGCGCCGCAGCGACCGGTCGGAGTGATGTCGTCGGACACTGCCTCGACTTCGGCGACAGCGCCCTGCCCTACCTCCCCTTCAGCGAGATCTTCGGCCGGCTCCTTGCCGAGATCCCTGACGTCGTGGGTCCCGTCGTGGCCGCCCACCCCTCGATCAACCGACTCCTGCCGGGCCAGCGGGTCCGCTCGGGTGTCGGGATCGTCCCGTCGACGACAGACCACGACGACCGCCTCCGTGGCGATCGGGCTGCGCAGGCGCAGTCGAGCCGCGCCGATCTCTTCGAGTCCGTCCACGCGGTCCTCGAGGAGCTGGCGGAACGACAGCCGCTCCTTGTCGTCGTCGAGGACGTTCACTGGGCCGACCAGGCAAGCCGCGAGCTGATCTCGTTCCTCTTCTCGAGACCGTTCGAGGCACCTGTCGCGCTCGTCGTGACGTACCGCAGCGACGACGTCCATCGTCGGCACCCTCTGCGGTCCGCCATCGCCGAGTGGTCCAGGCTCACGACGGTGCACCGCCTCCACCTCGCCCCTCTCAGCGAGGGCGAGGTCCGCACGCTCATCCAGACTCTCCACCCGCTGCCGCTGCCGGAACGCGACATCCAGGCGATCGTCTCCCGTGCCGAGGGGAACGCGTTCTTCACCGAGGAGCTGGTCCTCGCGACCCAGATGGGGACTCGGGCCCTGCCCAACGACCTGGCGGACCTCCTCCTCGTCGAGCTCGACCACCTCGACGAGCGCAGCAGAACCGTCGTCCGGGCGGCAGCCGCCGCCGGTCGTCAGGTCACGCACCAGCTCCTCTCGCGAGTCGTCTCGGTCCCCGCGCCGGACCTCGACCTCGCCCTCCGGCAGGCGGTCGAGTCGCACATCCTGGTCCTCTCGCACGACGACAGCTACGCGTTTCGCCACGCCCTGCTCGCCGAGGCGATCTACGACGACCTCCTCCCCGGGGAGCGGGTCCGGCTCCACGCGGCCTACGTCAGTGTGCTGAGGTCCGGCGAGGTCCCGGGGACGGCGGCGGAGCTCGCCCGACACGCTCGGGCTGCGCGGGACGCCCCGACTGCGATCCGCGCGAGCATCGAGGCAGGCGACGACGCGATGGCGGTCGGCGCCCCCGAGGAGGCGGCCCGGCACTACGAGATCGCGCTCGAGCTGCTGGCCCGGGCCGTGCCGCAGGCGGGCGGTGGGGCCGCCGCGGGCGGATCGGTGCGGGCGGTCGGGCCCGTCGAGGTCGACGACGCCGACAGTGGCGAGCACGCGATCGTCGGGCTCGTGCTCAAGGCAAGTGACGCCTTGATCGCCTCGGGTGATCCCTACCGTTCCGTGAAGCTCATCGCCGACCACCTCGGCATGCTGTCGCCTGAGGCCGACCCGTCAGCACGCGTGCGCCTCCTCGTCGGACTCGCGGCCGGGACGTTCCTCACGGAGACCGACCTGGATCCGCTGGAGCTCACCGGCGAAGCGATGTCCCTCGTCCCGGACGTCCCTCCGAGTCCGCTTCGGGCCGAGGTCCTGTCCGTCCATGCCAAGGCGACGATCCATCGCCTCGGCGGCCAGGACGCGGCGCGCTTCGCCACCCAGGCCCACGACATGGCGCTCAGTCTGGGCCTGCCACGGGTTGCCGCAGAAGCGACGTTGACCCTCGCCCAGATCGACAACCTCACCGGTGACGCCGACGCGGCCCGCTCCCGCTTGGAGCGTGTCGTCGCGCAGGCCAGAGCCGACGGCGACGTCACGGCAGAGCTGCGCGGACTGGACCAGATCGGCCGGCTGCACTTCGGCCAGGGAGAGTTCCCCGAAGCGCTCGCGGTCTGCCAGGCGGCCGATCGCCGGGCCCGGGAGAGCGGGCGACCCTGGACTCCCTACGGGGTCGATGCGCGTGCGATCTCTGCCATCACCGCCTACACGATCGGCGACTGGGACGCGGCACTGCGTACCGTCGACGTCTCCGGTCAGTCGCCGCCACCGATGGCCGAGGCGCTCCTTGCCGCGGTCAAGCTCAGCGTCCTGGCAGGGCGGCGTGATCCCGGGGCGCCCGAGCTCGTGGAGATCACCCGTGCCTGGTGGGGTCGCGACGGGATGACGGCCCTGCTCGCGGGTGGAGCAGCGATCGACGTCCGCGGCGACCGTCACGAGATCGATGACGCCGTCGCCGTCCACGACGACGTCATCGGGAACCTCCGGCGCCTGTGGCAGGGGTCGACGATCTGGGTCCAGGTCCGCCTCAGTGCGCTCGTCCTGGGGCAGCTCGCCAACCACGCCCCGCGCGTTGCCCGATCGGAGCTCGCCGCACTCGGGTCCTCCGGCGCGAGGTTCGTCGCCGCCGCTGCGGACGTCTGGGACCACCAGTCGATGACCGGACCGGCACGGGTCGAGGTTCGTGCGTGGCGAGCGCGTGTCCTCGCCGAGCATCTCCGGTTGCGCTGGTTGACCGACGTCGACGCCCCGGCGGAGGACGACCTGGTCCGTGCCTGGCGGGAGAGCGTTGCGGCCTTCGAGGAGTGGGGCGACGTCTACGAGCTGGCCCGGTCACGAGCCCGCCTCGCCGTCGTCCTGCGGGCGGCCGGTGACGCGGACGAGGCGCGCACTCTCGCCGACGCCGCACGGGCCACGGCGCGCACGCTCGGGGCCGAGACACTGCTGGCCGAGCTGCGCGGCCTCGGCGGTCCGGCACGCACCACGTCCGCACGTGTCGCCACCACCAGTGCCCTCACCCCCCGCGAGCGCGAGATCCTCGGTCTCGTGGCCCAAGGGCGATCGAACGCCGAGATCGGCCGCCGGCTCTTCATCAGCGCCAAGACGGTGAGCGTCCACATCTCGAACATCATGGCCAAGCTCGGCGCCCGTGGGCGCACCGAGGCGGTGGCCGTGGCTCGCCGCGACGGGGTCCTGTCCGACTGAGGGGTCCCGCCCCTGACCGTGGCCGAGGCGATTCCTGCGGGGGTTCTCCGTCTGGAGCATGGCGGGCACATCAGCACGAACGCGCGCGTCGACGACGCCCTCGTCCGGCGGCGTGCGCAGGGCGACTCGCGCCGCGTGCGCGCACGCCGACCTGACCCTGGTGACCCGATCGGGTCCGGACGTCAACCGGTCGGTCAGGGCAGGATCTCGACGTACCCGTCGCCTCCGTGCACGCGGATCCGCTGCCCGTCGTGAATCAGGCGGGTGGCATCGGCCACGCCGACGACGGCCGGCAAGCCGTACTCCCGGGCGATCACGGCGCCGTGAGTCATCGCGCCGCCCACCTCCGTCACCAGCCCAGCGATCGCGACGAACAGCGGTGACCAGCTCGGGTCGGTGTGGGTGGTCACCAGGATGTCGCCGGCCTCGAGATCGGCCTGAGCCATGTCGAGGATCACGCGGGCGCGGCCGTCGACGATCCCGGTGGAGACCGGCAGGCCGACGAGGGCGCCGGGCGGTACGTCGTCGCGTCGGTACGCCCCGGAGAGGACCTCGCCGTCGGAGGTCAGCACCCGGGGCGGCGTGAGCGCCTGGGATGACCGGAACGCGTCCTTGCGCCGATGGATGAGCTGGTCGTCGACCTGGTGGGAGCGCGCGACGTCGTGGAGCTCGGCGAACGTGAGGAAGAAGATGTCCTCCTTCTCGGTGAGCACGTTCGCCGCCACGAGGCGTTCGGCCTCGCCCAGCAGGGCCTGCTTGTAGATGAGGTAGCGGCTGACGATGTCGTACTTCGGGTACTCCCGGTAACCGATGAAGGTCCGGACCCGCTCGATCATCCGCGTGGTCTCGTCGGCCTTCTGCTCCCCGTCCGGCAGGGCCCGCAGGCGTGACAGGACCTCCTGCTCCTTCCGTCGCGCCTCCTGCTGGCCATGCTCGAAGCGCCGCGCGGCGGCTCCTGGCTCGAAGAGCGCGATGTTGTCGAGGATCAGGGGGACGAGCGTGGTGGGGCGTTCGCTCCAGCGCGGCCTGGTGATGTCGATCTCGCCGACGCAGCGCATGCCGTACCGGTCGAGATAGGCCTCGATGGCGCGTCGTGCTGCGGTCCCACCCGGGAGCGTCGGCAGCTCGTCCAGGAAGCCGTCGTCGTCGACTCGCTCCAGGAACGCCACCACCTCCGGATAGGGCCGGATCGCGTCCGCGACGTCGAGCAGCTCCAGTCCCATCTGCGAGGTGACGTTGCCGGGGGCCGACAGGGTGAGCGTGTCGGCGGCGTTCTTCTCGCCGAGCCACTCCTGCAGGTGATCGTTGAGCCACCACGTGGCTTCCATCCCCGCCATGATCGCCTGCACGCTCGACGGGTCGCTGAGAACCCGCTTGTGCTCCTGGAACGCCTCGAGCAGGAAGTCGAACAGCGCGGGTCCCGTCACCGTCCTGATGTCGCGCCGCAGGGCGGCGATCGAGGCCTGGCTGCGCTCGATCAGCTCGGCGACGAGGGCCGGATCGGTCGCGATCGGGGCAGGTGCACCGCCCGGTGGCGGGGGACCGGGAACCGCATCCGAACGCAACGGGACGAGGTCGCCGCGGCTCAGGATGGTCTCCAGCGCATCCCTGGTCAGCGGGTCGGACCTGCCCACCATCTCCAGGAAGCCGGCACGGCCGGCAGGCGAGGACAGTCGTGGGGTCGCGTCGACGAACAGCCGCCCGCCGGCCTCGAGCATCGGCGCCATGGCAGTCAGCTGCCACATGGAGAGGCCGAGCGGCTTCATGGCGTCGGTCATCATCTGCTGATGGCCGACGGAGAGGTACACGTGTGTCTCCTGGTCGCGGGCCGCCGGCACGGGGAACAGCGTGGTGATCGGGCGGCTCTGCACGATCTGGACGTCGTCGTCGACCAGGCACCACTCGATGTCCTGCGGGCAGCCGACGCGCGCCTCGATCTGCCGTCCGAGGTGCGCGAGCCGCACGGCCTGTGCGTCCGACAGCGTGGGTTGCTCCTGCCGCGACGGGTCGATCGGCAGCTGCTCCGTGCCGCCCCCGGGACGGGCGTGAACGGCGCGATGCTTGGTGGCGATCGCCTTGGAGACGACCTCGCCGTCTCGTACCTGGTAGACGTCCGGGTTCACGAGGCCGGAGACCAGGGCCTCGCCCAGCCCGAAGGTGGCCTCGATGCAGGCAACCTTGCGGTTGCCCGTGACAGGGTCGGCGGTGAACAGGGTCCCGGCCGCGTCCGGGACGACCATCCGCTGCACGACCACGGCCATCTGGACCGCACGATGGTCGATGCCGTTGTGCAGGCGGTAGGTGACCGCGCGCTCGGTGAAGAGCGAGGCCCAGCACCGGCTGACGTGGCGGAGGATCTCCGCGGGCCCGACGACGTTCAGGTAGGTGTCCTGCTGGCCGGCGAACGAGGCCGTGGGGAGGTCCTCCGCCGTCGCGCTGGATCGCACGGCGTAGGCGCCGTCGCCACCGAGCTCGGTGAGCGCGCGCCTGATCGCGGTCGTGAGGTCGTCGGGAATGGCGGCCCCTTCGAGGGCTCGGCGGATCTGCGCGCTGAGCGTGCCGATCGCGTCCCGGTCCTCCGGGTTCAGGCGCGACAGCTGATCGAGCAGCTTGTCGACCGACGACGCCGACGCCATGAGCCGCCCGAACGCGGCCGTCGTCACGCAGAACCCGGCCGGGACGCGGACGCCATCGATCCGCGAGAGCTCACCGAGGTGGGCACCCTTGCCGCCGACGACCGCGACCTGCGACTCGTCGACCTCATGAAGGTTCAGCACGAGCTGCTCGATCATCGCGACACCTGCGAAACGGTCGCGGTCGGTCGCCCGGGACCGGCCACGCGTCGGAGAACGCGCGGTTCGTCAGCACGTCCCTCGTCCGTCGACACCACACCCACGTCGTGCCCCCATCTCCTCATCGGCGCCCTGTCGGCGCCGTGCTCGGGGGCCGATCTTGCGCCACGACCAGGGCCTTGCCGCAAGCCCCCTGTGCGTTGTACGTTGGAGACGGCGGGGGAGTGAGATCCGGGCAACCGTCCGTCGAACAGGCGAGAACCGCAGCGCGTCACGGCCCACCGCGATGGCCCGACGTCGTCAGCGCCGGTCGACGCGGTCCGCCGTCAGTGCCCGAGGAGCCGCAGGGCTGCCGAGTTCAACAGGTACACGACGGCGAGAGTGATCGCCGGGGCGGTGCGCCCGGCGAGGGCGAGCGCCAGTGCGCCCACGCCGAACCATGCGACCTGGAACGTCACGCTCGCGACTCCGTGAAGGGGTATCGAGGCCCTCGGTGCGGCGAACAGTCCCCACGCGACGGCCATGAGGACGGGCGCACCGAGCCCCACGAGCACGCGCAGGACGATCGGGTGCACCAGGGTGAACCCGGCGTAACCGGTCGCGGCAAGCACCGCCAGCTCCAGGACGAACGCGATCGACAAGCTGAGGTAGCGCAGAGACGACATCAGGGTCCTTCGGTCAGTGTGGGAGATGCGATTCCCTCCGTGGCTAATGGCATTAGCCAAACTACGATCGTGAGCCGAGGTCGTCAAGAGGGAGCGTGAGGCCGCCTCGCCCCGCCGGCCCGGCCCGGTCGTTCGCGACGGTCGCGGGTCGGGAAGAATCCGGATGGGGGAGGCGTTCGAGATCCCATGGCACAACCGCAGTCCGAGAGTCGCGCTCACGTCGGAGCTCGAGGCCCAGGTTCGGAGTTGACCGTCTGGGTGGTCGGCGGTCCCACGGCCGTGCTGGAGCTGGGTGGGCTTCGTCTCCTGACAGACCCGACACTCAGCCCGGCAGGGGTGCACGAGAGTGCGCCCGGCAGACCATTGACGAAGACCGAGGCGCCCGCGTTCGACGTCGACGTCATCGGGCCGATCGACGTCGTGCTCCTGTCCCACGACCAGCACGCGGACAACCTCGACCCGGCCGGGCGAGAGTTCCTTGCGAGTGCGCCGCTGACGCTGACGACGGAGAGCGCCGCGCGTCGTCTCGGCGGTACCGCCCACCCTCTCGCCAGCTGGCACGGGATCGTCCTGGACCGACCCGCGGGGGGCACGCTGGAGGTCGTCGCCGTTCCGGCGCGGCACGGGCCGGAGGGATGCGAGCCGTCGACCGGCGAGGTCACCGGGTTCGTCGTGCGCGGCGACGGCCTGCCCACGGTGTACGTCAGCGGTGACAATGCCTCTCTCGAGATCGTTCACGAGATCGCCGACCGGATGGGCGAGATCGATGTCGCACTGGTCTTCGCAGGTGCTGCCCGCACGTCGTTGTTCGACGGCGCGCCGCTGACGTTGACCGGCACGGACGCTGCCGAGGCGGCTCGCCTTCTCGACGCGAGGTGGGTCGTGCCGCTGCACGTGACGGGTTGGGCCCACTTCAGCGAAGGCCCCGACGACGTGCGTGCAGCCTTCGCGGGCGCGAACCTCGCCGATCGGCTGCGGGTCATCGAGCCTGGTGAGATCGCCACCTTCTAGCGGTGCGCCTCGGACGAGCTCGTCGACCAGGACGTGTCCTTCTCGGGGTGGACGTCGGCCCACAGGGGGGTCAGTCGGTGCCCAGGGTTCGGCGCGTGAGCTGGGCGATCCCGGTGGGCAGGTGCGCCGGGTGGGCTCCTGCGGCGTCGGCGCTGCACCGTGACAAGACGCCCGCAGCGGCTCGGACCGCACGGCGCAGCTCGACGGCATCGAGCCCCGCGACGGTCGCCTCGATGCCTGGGGGAGGAGGTCCGGGCTGTCATCGAGAACCTGCGACAGTCCGTGCCAGGGGTAGGAGGTGCGGCGGGCCGCCGCCCACAGCATCCAGATCCGATCGCGAGCCTGGTGCAGGCGCTGGTGCGCCTCCCACAGAGATCCGCGGCGGAGGTACTTGTCTGCGTCCAGCAGAGCACGCCACCCGAGGAACGCCCACTCCCGGACCTGGTCGGCGGACACGTCGTAGGCAGACGGCCCCCTGCTCAGGGCCGGCGGATCTTCCTGCCAGTACAGGGGCACGAAGTCCGGTGCCGCGTCTCCGCGGCGCACCTCGACCTCGGCGATGATCGCGAGGTCCAGCTGGAGGCGGTCGGCGAACTGAACGAAGACCCTCCGGATCGCGAGGTCGGTGCCCTCCGAGCCGCTGAGCAGCACGTCGACCGGGCTGCCCAGACCGGGTAGCGCGGCGACCAGCTGGTCCTCGACCTCGCGGATGACCCGCATGCCAGTGGCCCCGCGCGGCGCGGCCACGCCGATGGCTGCGTCGATGTCCGAGAGCTTGTCGCCCGCGCCTCGGCCGATCGAGCAGCCCACCGACAGGGACGTCACCGCGGAGCTGGACTCGCAGAAGGCCAGCAGGGCGGCGATCGCTGCTCGGTGACGGCTCATCGCCTCGCCGAGCGACGACAGCCATGCGCGATCGCTCGGCATCACGGACTCCTCGCGTGGGGACGAGATCATTCATCTGGCGCAAGGCTAGTTCCGGCTTGCGGCTCGTCGGGCCGGGCTGACCGCCGTGACGCGCGTGGGTCGACTCCGGCCCGGGAAGCCTCACGACGCGAACCTCGAGGACCGGAGGCGGCGTTCACGCGGCGGGGTCTCGTCGGTGGAGAACGACCCACGCGATGCTCATGGCGACCACGACAGTGGCTGCTTGCACGACGACGCCCAGCGCGAGCCCACCGCTGCCGCCTCCGGCGTGGAACAGCTGCGTCCAGCGCATCCAGTAGTGCTCCGGAAGGACCACTGCGACGGCATGCAGCGCGCGCACGTTCTCGATCATCACGGACCCGATGAGGAAGGCCACGCTGATCCCGAGGGCCTCCACAGATCGAGGGAGCAGCAGACCCAGCGCCAAGGCGATGGATCCGAGACTCAGCAAGCAAACGGCGAGGTACGCTCCCGCGCCGAGAGTTGCCCAGGCCGCCGTCGCCGTCGACAGGACGCTGACCCCGCCGCGGTGGTAGGAGTGCCACCCGAACGCCACGGCCCCGGTGAGCACGGCGGCCACCAGGAAGGCAGCGACGACCAGGG
It encodes:
- a CDS encoding AAA family ATPase, coding for MTSDTRGGPLVGREDELSELCELLGVDEAVHGSGSVLLGGDAGVGKTRLVQALRERAAATGRSDVVGHCLDFGDSALPYLPFSEIFGRLLAEIPDVVGPVVAAHPSINRLLPGQRVRSGVGIVPSTTDHDDRLRGDRAAQAQSSRADLFESVHAVLEELAERQPLLVVVEDVHWADQASRELISFLFSRPFEAPVALVVTYRSDDVHRRHPLRSAIAEWSRLTTVHRLHLAPLSEGEVRTLIQTLHPLPLPERDIQAIVSRAEGNAFFTEELVLATQMGTRALPNDLADLLLVELDHLDERSRTVVRAAAAAGRQVTHQLLSRVVSVPAPDLDLALRQAVESHILVLSHDDSYAFRHALLAEAIYDDLLPGERVRLHAAYVSVLRSGEVPGTAAELARHARAARDAPTAIRASIEAGDDAMAVGAPEEAARHYEIALELLARAVPQAGGGAAAGGSVRAVGPVEVDDADSGEHAIVGLVLKASDALIASGDPYRSVKLIADHLGMLSPEADPSARVRLLVGLAAGTFLTETDLDPLELTGEAMSLVPDVPPSPLRAEVLSVHAKATIHRLGGQDAARFATQAHDMALSLGLPRVAAEATLTLAQIDNLTGDADAARSRLERVVAQARADGDVTAELRGLDQIGRLHFGQGEFPEALAVCQAADRRARESGRPWTPYGVDARAISAITAYTIGDWDAALRTVDVSGQSPPPMAEALLAAVKLSVLAGRRDPGAPELVEITRAWWGRDGMTALLAGGAAIDVRGDRHEIDDAVAVHDDVIGNLRRLWQGSTIWVQVRLSALVLGQLANHAPRVARSELAALGSSGARFVAAAADVWDHQSMTGPARVEVRAWRARVLAEHLRLRWLTDVDAPAEDDLVRAWRESVAAFEEWGDVYELARSRARLAVVLRAAGDADEARTLADAARATARTLGAETLLAELRGLGGPARTTSARVATTSALTPREREILGLVAQGRSNAEIGRRLFISAKTVSVHISNIMAKLGARGRTEAVAVARRDGVLSD
- the rph gene encoding rifamycin-inactivating phosphotransferase, encoding MIEQLVLNLHEVDESQVAVVGGKGAHLGELSRIDGVRVPAGFCVTTAAFGRLMASASSVDKLLDQLSRLNPEDRDAIGTLSAQIRRALEGAAIPDDLTTAIRRALTELGGDGAYAVRSSATAEDLPTASFAGQQDTYLNVVGPAEILRHVSRCWASLFTERAVTYRLHNGIDHRAVQMAVVVQRMVVPDAAGTLFTADPVTGNRKVACIEATFGLGEALVSGLVNPDVYQVRDGEVVSKAIATKHRAVHARPGGGTEQLPIDPSRQEQPTLSDAQAVRLAHLGRQIEARVGCPQDIEWCLVDDDVQIVQSRPITTLFPVPAARDQETHVYLSVGHQQMMTDAMKPLGLSMWQLTAMAPMLEAGGRLFVDATPRLSSPAGRAGFLEMVGRSDPLTRDALETILSRGDLVPLRSDAVPGPPPPGGAPAPIATDPALVAELIERSQASIAALRRDIRTVTGPALFDFLLEAFQEHKRVLSDPSSVQAIMAGMEATWWLNDHLQEWLGEKNAADTLTLSAPGNVTSQMGLELLDVADAIRPYPEVVAFLERVDDDGFLDELPTLPGGTAARRAIEAYLDRYGMRCVGEIDITRPRWSERPTTLVPLILDNIALFEPGAAARRFEHGQQEARRKEQEVLSRLRALPDGEQKADETTRMIERVRTFIGYREYPKYDIVSRYLIYKQALLGEAERLVAANVLTEKEDIFFLTFAELHDVARSHQVDDQLIHRRKDAFRSSQALTPPRVLTSDGEVLSGAYRRDDVPPGALVGLPVSTGIVDGRARVILDMAQADLEAGDILVTTHTDPSWSPLFVAIAGLVTEVGGAMTHGAVIAREYGLPAVVGVADATRLIHDGQRIRVHGGDGYVEILP
- a CDS encoding YrdB family protein; this translates as MSSLRYLSLSIAFVLELAVLAATGYAGFTLVHPIVLRVLVGLGAPVLMAVAWGLFAAPRASIPLHGVASVTFQVAWFGVGALALALAGRTAPAITLAVVYLLNSAALRLLGH
- a CDS encoding MBL fold metallo-hydrolase; this translates as MTVWVVGGPTAVLELGGLRLLTDPTLSPAGVHESAPGRPLTKTEAPAFDVDVIGPIDVVLLSHDQHADNLDPAGREFLASAPLTLTTESAARRLGGTAHPLASWHGIVLDRPAGGTLEVVAVPARHGPEGCEPSTGEVTGFVVRGDGLPTVYVSGDNASLEIVHEIADRMGEIDVALVFAGAARTSLFDGAPLTLTGTDAAEAARLLDARWVVPLHVTGWAHFSEGPDDVRAAFAGANLADRLRVIEPGEIATF
- a CDS encoding ABC transporter permease encodes the protein MLRVEIATQLLRVRSLVLLGVLIGIPVLAVVTHGGHGDETLSALNFAESGLNFMDPVLFGLVVAVIGSTLGGADHDWGTLRYLYVRPVSPRRVITGTWWTLVICSALVVAAFLVAAVLTGAVAFGWHSYHRGGVSVLSTATAAWATLGAGAYLAVCLLSLGSIALALGLLLPRSVEALGISVAFLIGSVMIENVRALHAVAVVLPEHYWMRWTQLFHAGGGSGGLALGVVVQAATVVVAMSIAWVVLHRRDPAA